From one Oncorhynchus keta strain PuntledgeMale-10-30-2019 chromosome 30, Oket_V2, whole genome shotgun sequence genomic stretch:
- the LOC118363429 gene encoding transcription factor Sox-3-like, which produces MYNMMETEIKSPLPQSNSGSAAGNKNNSANDQDRVKRPMNAFMVWSRGQRRKMAQENPKMHNSEISKRLGADWKLLTDAEKRPFIDEAKRLRAMHMKEHPDYKYRPRRKTKTLLKKDKYSLPGGLLAPGANAVNNGVSVGQRMDSYAHMNGWTNSAYSLMQDQLAYPQHHSPQIQQMHRYEMAGLQYPMMSSAQTYMNAASTYSMSPAYTQQTSSAMGLGSMASVCKTEPSSPPPAITSHSQRACLGDLRDMISMYLPPGGDSADHPSLQTSRLHSVHPHYQTAGTGVNGTLPLTHI; this is translated from the coding sequence ATGTATAACATGATGGAAACCGAGATCAAGAGCCCACTCCCGCAGTCCAATTCGGGTTCAGCGGCGGGCAACAAGAACAACAGTGCCAACGACCAGGACCGGGTGAAGCGGCCTATGAATGCTTTCATGGTGTGGTCCCGTGGACAGCGGAGAAAGATGGCACAAGAGAACCCTAAAATGCACAACTCTGAGATTAGCAAGCGGCTCGGTGCAGACTGGAAACTTTTGACCGACGCGGAGAAGAGACCCTTCATCGACGAGGCCAAGCGTCTGCGCGCCATGCACATGAAGGAGCATCCGGATTACAAATATCGTCCCCGCAGGAAGACCAAGACCCTGCTCAAGAAAGACAAGTATTCTTTGCCTGGAGGACTTCTGGCGCCAGGTGCCAACGCTGTCAACAACGGCGTCTCGGTGGGACAGCGGATGGACAGTTATGCTCACATGAATGGCTGGACCAACAGTGCGTACTCTCTCATGCAGGACCAGTTGGCCTACCCTCAGCATCACAGCCCACAGATTCAGCAGATGCACCGGTATGAGATGGCAGGGCTCCAGTACCCCATGATGTCCTCGGCGCAGACCTACATGAACGCAGCATCCACGTACAGCATGTCCCCCGCATACACGCAGCAAACCTCCAGTGCCATGGGCTTGGGTTCCATGGCCTCCGTGTGCAAGACCGAGCCGAGCTCACCACCTCCGGCGATTACTTCTCACTCCCAGAGAGCGTGTTTGGGGGACCTGAGGGATATGATCAGCATGTACCTGCCTCCCGGTGGCGACAGCGCGGATCACCCGTCCCTGCAGACCAGTCGGTTACACAGTGTACATCCGCACTATCAGACCGCGGGGACTGGCGTGAACGGAACGCTACCCCTAACCCACATTTGA